One Aneurinibacillus migulanus genomic region harbors:
- a CDS encoding carboxylesterase family protein, which translates to MNSNIQGKIIATCQQGDLQGIVEEDVLAFYNIPYGENRGRFQPVDRPSCWQGIRDAARPGPVFPQLRSRLAPVIGTTPEEANQSEDAFRLNIWTRDTKGKLPVLFWIHGGGFMTGGGALRWYHGNQLAASGRIVVVTVNYRLGSLGNLYLPGVSEGNLALRDLLAALHWVQDNIAAFGGDPNSITIAGQSAGAWYSTALMACKQAQGLFKQVCLLSCPGSIQPMSKEGAQHLAERLCEKLEVSSSGEQLASLQIDQLLAAESELAKEIARPYEVSLSFIPIADGVLLHEDIMADAIAVSGGKITLMVGTTKEETTAFLHANHDTICSLPEPLVLEPFRKFYGEHAKTAFDHYKTRRLHANNYTQIVDMTSDQMFSFPTHQFASNMSAAGSDTFVYYFVYPSRNSWLVSCHCMELPFLFGNFEKWENAPMLEDADDDNIRLLSNKLQQALLNFVVLGVPNTEDSILWPKYNVEKRMTLVLDEESEAVSDPLDMQSHIHELIFN; encoded by the coding sequence ATGAATAGTAATATCCAGGGAAAAATTATCGCAACATGCCAACAAGGTGATTTACAAGGAATTGTTGAAGAGGATGTTCTTGCGTTTTACAACATTCCTTATGGAGAAAATCGCGGTCGTTTTCAGCCTGTAGATAGGCCTTCATGCTGGCAGGGAATACGGGATGCTGCGAGACCTGGACCTGTCTTTCCACAGCTGCGTAGCAGGCTTGCTCCAGTGATTGGCACAACTCCTGAAGAAGCCAACCAGAGTGAGGATGCATTTCGTCTAAATATTTGGACAAGAGATACGAAAGGCAAATTACCAGTTTTGTTTTGGATTCATGGTGGTGGCTTTATGACTGGAGGAGGCGCCCTTCGCTGGTACCATGGCAACCAACTGGCTGCGTCAGGTCGAATTGTAGTCGTAACCGTAAACTATCGACTTGGCTCACTTGGGAATCTGTACTTGCCAGGCGTATCAGAGGGGAATCTTGCTTTGCGGGATCTGTTAGCTGCATTACATTGGGTTCAGGATAACATCGCTGCGTTTGGCGGAGATCCTAATTCCATCACGATTGCGGGACAATCTGCGGGCGCTTGGTATTCAACGGCACTTATGGCATGCAAGCAAGCACAAGGGTTGTTTAAACAGGTTTGCTTGTTAAGTTGTCCAGGAAGTATCCAACCTATGTCTAAGGAAGGAGCTCAGCACCTTGCGGAAAGACTCTGCGAAAAACTGGAGGTATCTTCCTCTGGAGAACAATTAGCGAGCCTGCAGATTGACCAATTATTAGCTGCTGAGTCTGAATTGGCAAAGGAAATTGCGCGTCCTTATGAAGTTTCTCTCTCTTTTATTCCAATTGCTGATGGAGTTCTGCTTCATGAGGACATAATGGCAGACGCAATTGCAGTTTCAGGTGGGAAGATTACACTTATGGTAGGAACTACGAAAGAAGAAACCACTGCTTTTTTGCATGCCAATCATGATACTATCTGCTCCCTACCAGAACCCTTAGTCCTTGAGCCTTTTAGAAAATTCTATGGGGAACATGCGAAAACAGCTTTTGACCACTACAAAACTCGTCGTTTACATGCGAACAATTATACACAGATCGTTGATATGACGTCTGATCAGATGTTTTCGTTTCCGACACACCAATTTGCTTCCAATATGAGTGCGGCAGGCTCTGATACTTTTGTATATTATTTTGTATACCCGTCTCGTAATTCTTGGCTCGTATCATGTCATTGTATGGAGCTACCATTCCTGTTTGGCAACTTTGAGAAATGGGAAAATGCTCCGATGCTTGAGGACGCGGATGATGATAATATTCGCCTTCTATCTAATAAGTTACAGCAAGCATTGTTAAATTTTGTTGTGCTGGGAGTACCGAACACTGAGGACTCTATACTATGGCCTAAATACAATGTTGAAAAACGAATGACCCTAGTGTTAGATGAGGAGAGCGAAGCGGTTAGTGACCCACTCGATATGCAATCCCATATCCATGAATTAATCTTCAATTAA
- a CDS encoding methyl-accepting chemotaxis protein: MGKALGHSWDDTRYSVQAMEQGMKEVEEGRQTTLEAGQAFAKIASSAQQVAEQIQEVSAATEEMSASSEQVTASIMEISHTARESADSTRKVAAATQEQLASMEQITTAVESLNDMARTLDEVVRKFRL; this comes from the coding sequence ATTGGTAAAGCGCTTGGTCATTCTTGGGATGATACCCGGTACTCGGTTCAGGCGATGGAGCAAGGGATGAAAGAAGTTGAGGAAGGACGGCAAACTACGCTGGAAGCGGGGCAGGCGTTTGCGAAAATCGCGAGTTCCGCTCAACAGGTAGCTGAACAAATTCAGGAAGTATCAGCAGCAACAGAGGAGATGTCTGCCAGCTCCGAGCAAGTAACGGCGTCGATTATGGAGATAAGTCATACGGCACGCGAATCGGCAGATAGCACCCGGAAAGTGGCGGCAGCCACACAGGAGCAATTAGCATCCATGGAGCAAATAACCACAGCCGTTGAATCGTTAAACGATATGGCGCGTACGCTGGATGAAGTGGTGCGTAAGTTCAGATTATAA
- a CDS encoding L,D-transpeptidase family protein translates to MGNSKNDKEEKEQEEIAKAAAFAASAGVDEETEQVIVVTTSDWNSRQARLQAFERAGEEWVPALPPMPAVVGKNGYVLPEDKKEGDARSPAGAYLLGTSFGTAAKPAGMTMPYRLVTRQDYWIDDKTSPDYNTWVHYEGNPKKRWKSFERLAIPLYKYALVIRYNEDPVIPGKGSAIFMHIWRGPQSYTAGCVALSEANILAVLKWLDPKKVPAIVQGPECFLASSAK, encoded by the coding sequence ATGGGAAATTCGAAGAACGACAAAGAAGAGAAAGAGCAGGAAGAGATAGCAAAGGCTGCGGCTTTTGCAGCGTCTGCTGGAGTCGACGAAGAGACGGAACAGGTAATTGTTGTTACTACATCTGATTGGAATAGCCGTCAAGCCCGGCTTCAGGCTTTTGAGAGAGCGGGAGAAGAGTGGGTTCCGGCCCTGCCTCCAATGCCGGCGGTAGTAGGAAAGAACGGATATGTATTACCTGAGGATAAGAAAGAAGGGGACGCCAGGTCGCCTGCTGGAGCTTACCTTCTCGGAACCTCTTTCGGTACAGCCGCAAAACCTGCCGGGATGACAATGCCTTACCGGTTGGTTACACGCCAGGACTACTGGATTGATGATAAAACGTCACCCGATTACAATACGTGGGTCCATTACGAAGGCAATCCAAAAAAGAGATGGAAATCATTCGAGCGTCTGGCTATCCCGTTATATAAGTATGCACTGGTGATTCGCTATAATGAAGACCCGGTGATTCCAGGCAAAGGCAGTGCGATTTTTATGCATATTTGGCGTGGGCCGCAGAGCTACACGGCCGGTTGTGTGGCGCTGTCTGAAGCGAATATACTGGCTGTATTAAAATGGCTGGACCCAAAGAAAGTGCCCGCCATTGTGCAAGGACCGGAATGTTTTCTGGCTTCATCCGCAAAGTAA
- a CDS encoding YkvI family membrane protein, whose translation MRVSKRNLQSIQWLAMLQVGFTYIGTIVGAGFASGQEIFQFVTRYGSKSVPIIMVSVLLFILAGAKIMLIAHRIGASSYHQFNRYVFGRKAGLWINGFTLFTLLCTTGVMLAGSGALFAQQLGGFYQIGIIGTALLVYLITSRGMQAIMAVNTLVVPLMLGFTILIGIHTFLMNGTASFSLTEPSPVSGWALAPFLYVAFNLSLALAVLVPLGSAIRDPRVLVGGSIIGGMGLGILLLLSNYALLVHGPDIAQAEVPMAMVVVPLGPLVQWLFSLVILAEIFTTLVGNVFGLARQLQTLPQFRAEPRMLIAGLLMVCYVISQFGFSTLVHHLYPLFGYLGAGTLLMIFLVRQKPTG comes from the coding sequence GTGAGAGTCTCGAAACGGAATTTGCAATCCATTCAATGGCTGGCGATGCTGCAAGTCGGCTTCACGTATATCGGTACTATTGTCGGCGCCGGCTTCGCAAGCGGGCAGGAAATCTTCCAATTCGTTACCCGCTACGGAAGCAAAAGCGTGCCAATTATTATGGTTAGCGTTCTTTTATTCATTCTTGCCGGAGCCAAAATCATGCTCATCGCTCATCGCATCGGAGCTTCTTCCTATCATCAGTTCAACCGGTATGTGTTCGGCAGGAAAGCAGGTCTCTGGATTAACGGGTTTACGCTGTTCACGCTGCTTTGTACGACGGGTGTTATGCTAGCCGGAAGCGGCGCCTTATTCGCCCAGCAACTAGGTGGATTCTATCAGATTGGTATCATCGGAACCGCGCTGCTTGTGTATCTCATTACTTCGCGTGGCATGCAGGCTATTATGGCGGTTAATACGCTCGTCGTACCGCTTATGCTTGGCTTTACTATTCTTATTGGCATTCACACATTTTTGATGAATGGTACAGCTTCTTTTTCTCTTACTGAACCTTCTCCTGTTTCCGGATGGGCGCTCGCTCCATTCTTGTATGTAGCGTTCAATCTCTCACTCGCATTAGCCGTACTTGTACCACTTGGGAGCGCGATACGAGACCCGCGTGTATTAGTCGGCGGAAGCATAATCGGAGGAATGGGTCTCGGCATTCTACTTCTACTCAGCAATTATGCATTGCTCGTTCATGGACCTGACATCGCGCAAGCCGAAGTCCCGATGGCAATGGTCGTCGTACCGCTCGGACCGCTTGTGCAGTGGCTATTCAGTCTTGTAATTCTAGCAGAGATTTTCACTACGCTTGTCGGCAATGTCTTCGGCCTAGCCCGTCAGTTGCAGACGCTTCCCCAATTCCGGGCTGAGCCAAGAATGCTGATCGCCGGATTGCTGATGGTTTGCTACGTGATTAGCCAATTCGGCTTCTCCACGCTTGTACACCATCTCTACCCGCTATTTGGTTATCTTGGAGCAGGCACGCTACTGATGATTTTTCTTGTACGACAAAAACCCACAGGATAA